The following are encoded together in the Apodemus sylvaticus chromosome 11, mApoSyl1.1, whole genome shotgun sequence genome:
- the Sec61g gene encoding protein transport protein Sec61 subunit gamma isoform X2, producing MDQVMQFVEPSRQFVKDSIRLVKRCTKPDRKEFQKIAMATAIGFAIMGFIGFFVKLIHIPINNIIVGG from the exons ATGGATCAGGTAATGCAGTTTGTGGAGCCAAGTCGGCAGTTTGTAAAGGACTCCATTCGGCTGGTTAAAAGATGCACCAAACCCGACAGAAAAG AATTCCAGAAGATTGCCATGGCCACAGCTATAGGATTTGCTATCATGGGATTCATCGGCTTCTTCGTGAAACTGATCCACATCCCCATTAATAACATTATTGT GGGTGGCTGA